A window of the Lagopus muta isolate bLagMut1 chromosome 1, bLagMut1 primary, whole genome shotgun sequence genome harbors these coding sequences:
- the LOC125691908 gene encoding mitochondrial uncoupling protein 3-like, translating to MPSGGRGCAVTRSLQRLERPPGAINWGQRAGARGCMWVEGVRRGHGARANQSRGSEPPSPSVSQEPRRTRRPIAKPLRSLPAVMVGLKPPEVPPTAAVKFFSAGTAACIADLCTFPLDTAKVRLQIQGEVRIPRSTNTVEYRGVLGTLSTMVRTEGPRSLYSGLVAGLQRQMSFASIRIGLYDSVKQLYTPKGAESTGLLVRLLAGCTTGAVAVTCAQPTDVVKVRFQALGALPESNRRYSGTVDAYRTIAREEGVRGLWRGTLPNIARNAIINCGELVTYDLIKDALLRAQLMADNIPCHFVAAFGAGFCATVVASPVDVVKTRYMNASPGQYRNVPSCLLALLLQDGIAGLYKGFVPSFLRLGSWNVVMFISYEQLQRVVMLARSAPP from the exons ATGCCAAGTGGGGGACGGGGCTGTGCTGTCACCCGATCCCTGCAGCGCCTGGAACGTCCTCCGGGTGCTATAAATTGGGGGCAGAGAGCTGGCGCTCGGGGCTGCATGTGGGTGGAAGGAGTGAGACGGGGACACGGAGCCCGCG CCAATCAGAGCCGTGGCAGCGAACCGCCATCTCCATCCGTGAGCCAGGAGCCCCGCAGGACGCGGCGTCCCATTGCCAAACCTTTGCGTTCCCTGCCAGCCGTCATGGTGGGCCTGAAGCCCCCCGAGGTTCCCCCCACAGCTGCCGTGAAGTTCTTCAGCGCCGGGACGGCCGCCTGCATCGCCGACCTCTGCACCTTCCCCCTGGACACCGCCAAAGTGCGGCTGCAG ATCCAGGGCGAGGTGAGGATCCCACGCAGCACCAACACGGTGGAGTACCGGGGTGTGCTGGGCACGCTGAGCACCATGGTGCGGACCGAGGGACCCCGCAGCCTCTACAGCGGGCTGGTGGCCGGGCTGCAGCGGCAGATGAGCTTCGCCTCCATCCGCATCGGGCTCTACGACTCTGTGAAGCAGCTCTACACCCCAAAAGGGGCTGAGA gcacagggctgctggtgCGGCTGCTGGCGGGCTGCACCACGGGGGCCGTGGCGGTGACGTGCGCCCAGCCCACCGACGTGGTCAAGGTGAGGTTCCAGGCTCTTGGGGCACTGCCAGAGAGCAACCGTCGGTACAGCGGCACCGTGGATGCCTACAGGACCATCGCCAGGGAGGAGGGAGTGCGTGGGCTGTGGAGAG GGACGCTGCCCAACATCGCCCGCAATGCCATCATTAACTGCGGTGAGCTCGTCACCTACGACCTCATCAAGGACGCGCTGCTGCGGGCGCAGCTGATGGCAG ACAACATCCCCTGTCACTTCGTGGCTGCTTTTGGGGCTGGATTCTGCGCCACGGTGGTGGCGTCACCGGTGGACGTGGTGAAGACGCGGTACATGAATGCCAGCCCTGGGCAGTACCGGAATGTGCCGAGCTgcctgctggccctgctgctgcaggatggcaTCGCTGGCCTCTACAAGGG GTTCGTCCCCTCCTTCCTGCGCCTCGGCTCCTGGAACGTGGTGATGTTCATCTCCTATGAGCAGCTGCAGCGTGTGGTGATGCTGGCCCGGTCTGCACCCCCCTGA
- the DNAJB13 gene encoding dnaJ homolog subfamily B member 13 isoform X1, translating to MPSSGPTAPHLSCAGGPRPECSAPHKGRQREAIPSLPTAPSVGAALLALWAASAHCCLVSCFSPPEPPHPTPQGCSEGVLLSVKWLFPIPPCPLAVRRGIYDRFGEEGLKGGIPVESGGEDAWTAGYVFHNNPDKVFKEFFGGHNPFAEFFTKDGLEVTLPFGGLRGRGVMKQDPPMVWDLHVSLEDLFFGCTKKMKISRRVMNEDGQTSTIKDKILIIDVQPGWKQGTRVTFEKEGDQGPNIIPADITFVIQEKPHPRFKRTKDDLIYVANIPLGKALIGCTVDVRTLDGRLLNVPINDIVHPTYCKVVPGEGMPLLKDPRRRGDLLIHFNVCFPKRLTPDKKLLLRRALLS from the exons atgccctcctctggacccacagccccacatctctcctgtgctgggggccccagacctgagTGCAGTGCTCCACACAAGGGCAGACAGAGGGAAGcaatcccctccctgcccactgccccctctgttggtgcagccctgctggcctTATGGGCTGCgagtgcacactgctgcctcgTGTCCTGCTTTTCTCCACCAGAACCTCCACATCCTACTCCACAGGGCTGTTCTGAGGGCGTCCTTCTCTCAGTAAAATGGCTGTTCCCAATCCCTCCTTGTCCCCTAGCCGTAAGGAGAGGCATCTACGATAGGTTTGGTGAGGAAGGTCTCAAAGGTGGCATCCCTGTGGAGTCTGGAGGTGAAGATGCTTGGACTGCTGGTTACGTGTTCCACAACAACCCCGACAAAGTCTTCAAGGAGTTCTTTGGAGGACACAACCCCTTTGCAG AGTTCTTCACCAAGGATGGCTTGGAGGTGACCCTGCCCTTTGGAGGGCTGCGAGGAAGAGGTGTGATGAAGCAGGACCCCCCGATGGTGTGGGACCTCCACGTCTCCCTTGAGGATCTCTTCTTTGGCTGCACCAAGAAGATGAAGATCTCCCGTCGG GTGATGAACGAAGACGGCCAAACCAGCACCATCAAGGACAAGATCCTGATCATCGACGTGCAGCCGGGCTGGAAGCAAGGCACCAGGGTCACGTTTGAGAAGGAAGGAGACCAG GGCCCCAACATCATTCCAGCCGACATCACCTTTGTTATCCAAGAGAAACCTCACCCGAGGTTTAAAAGAACCAAGGATGACCTCATTTACGTGGCCAATATCCCCCTGGGAAAG GCACTGATTGGCTGCACGGTGGATGTGAGGACGCTGGACGGGCGGCTGCTGAACGTCCCCATCAATGACATCGTGCA CCCCACGTACTGCAAAGTGGTGCCTGGGGAGGGGATGCCTCTGCTCAAGGACCCGCGGCGTAGGGGTGACCTCCTCATCCACTTCAATGTCTGCTTCCCCAAACGCCTCACGCCCGACAAGAAGCTGCTCCTGAGGCGTGCGCTGCTGTCCTAG
- the DNAJB13 gene encoding dnaJ homolog subfamily B member 13 isoform X3, whose amino-acid sequence MPSSGPTAPHLSCAGGPRPECSAPHKGRQREAIPSLPTAPSVGAALLALWAASAHCCLVSCFSPPEPPHPTPQGCSEGVLLSVKWLFPIPPCPLAVRRGIYDRFGEEGLKGGIPVESGGEDAWTAGYVFHNNPDKVFKEFFGGHNPFAEFFTKDGLEVTLPFGGLRGRGVMKQDPPMVWDLHVSLEDLFFGCTKKMKISRRVMNEDGQTSTIKDKILIIDVQPGWKQGTRVTFEKEGDQGPNIIPADITFVIQEKPHPRFKRTKDDLIYVANIPLGKPHVLQSGAWGGDASAQGPAA is encoded by the exons atgccctcctctggacccacagccccacatctctcctgtgctgggggccccagacctgagTGCAGTGCTCCACACAAGGGCAGACAGAGGGAAGcaatcccctccctgcccactgccccctctgttggtgcagccctgctggcctTATGGGCTGCgagtgcacactgctgcctcgTGTCCTGCTTTTCTCCACCAGAACCTCCACATCCTACTCCACAGGGCTGTTCTGAGGGCGTCCTTCTCTCAGTAAAATGGCTGTTCCCAATCCCTCCTTGTCCCCTAGCCGTAAGGAGAGGCATCTACGATAGGTTTGGTGAGGAAGGTCTCAAAGGTGGCATCCCTGTGGAGTCTGGAGGTGAAGATGCTTGGACTGCTGGTTACGTGTTCCACAACAACCCCGACAAAGTCTTCAAGGAGTTCTTTGGAGGACACAACCCCTTTGCAG AGTTCTTCACCAAGGATGGCTTGGAGGTGACCCTGCCCTTTGGAGGGCTGCGAGGAAGAGGTGTGATGAAGCAGGACCCCCCGATGGTGTGGGACCTCCACGTCTCCCTTGAGGATCTCTTCTTTGGCTGCACCAAGAAGATGAAGATCTCCCGTCGG GTGATGAACGAAGACGGCCAAACCAGCACCATCAAGGACAAGATCCTGATCATCGACGTGCAGCCGGGCTGGAAGCAAGGCACCAGGGTCACGTTTGAGAAGGAAGGAGACCAG GGCCCCAACATCATTCCAGCCGACATCACCTTTGTTATCCAAGAGAAACCTCACCCGAGGTTTAAAAGAACCAAGGATGACCTCATTTACGTGGCCAATATCCCCCTGGGAAAG CCCCACGTACTGCAAAGTGGTGCCTGGGGAGGGGATGCCTCTGCTCAAGGACCCGCGGCGTAG